In a single window of the Rhopalosiphum padi isolate XX-2018 chromosome 1, ASM2088224v1, whole genome shotgun sequence genome:
- the LOC132918441 gene encoding uncharacterized protein LOC132918441 produces the protein MSINDSTSSSEWLTNMWKLCPEEFIRTDAVLKIILERGIKDGTCIQTSLESVLNSTDAPIELAKAASVMNITDIALDLSSNAIEVANLAIDLAMTPNNLTMVDAITKITFEIAESSITTVRQARFTSQNSRQSLGGHGLHG, from the coding sequence ATGTCGATTAACGATTCGACATCTAGTAGCGAGTGGTTGACGAACATGTGGAAGTTGTGCCCTGAGGAATTTATCCGGACCGATGcggttcttaaaataatattggaaaGGGGCATCAAGGATGGAACTTGCATACAGACTTCATTGGAATCTGTATTAAACTCTACAGACGCACCGATTGAATTAGCGAAAGCTGCGTCAGTAATGAATATCACGGACATTGCGCTTGATTTATCATCAAATGCCATAGAGGTGGCTAATTTGGCAATTGATTTAGCAATGACGCCCAATAATTTGACCATGGTCGATGCGATAACGAAAATCACGTTTGAAATCGCAGAGTCATCAATAACTACAGTTAGGCAAGCCCGGTTTACATCACAAAACAGCAGACAATCGCTTGGTGGCCACGGGCTGCATGGTTAG